In a single window of the Drosophila subpulchrella strain 33 F10 #4 breed RU33 chromosome X, RU_Dsub_v1.1 Primary Assembly, whole genome shotgun sequence genome:
- the LOC119557568 gene encoding delta-sarcoglycan, which produces MLAAGSSEISDFGPNSQRLSVGTTPKRAHKASSHRPGTGSGSSSGPGPMKTGSTSGPSGNGNSSGAGSKGGSGAARGGGGAMTATTVTATTGKATVSHGHGHGHGHGHARGGRNAPVGRSNVDGFVGGIETYLGLIGWRKKCLYTLLLLLMLLIITNLVLTLWILKVMEFSTEGMGQLKIVPGGIQLSGQAIIMDMLRASTIRSRHGQPISIESSRNFSINTRDPNGMIENHLFLGHDKFECLSAGFRINDTNGRSLFSVNRNEVTIGAHSLRIDGEGGAVFRESVQTPHVRAEPGRELRLESPTRQLEMTAAKDINLQSRAGGIEVVALEDVKFRALDGSLRLESSKILMPNLRTAQPPILGTAQSRDHMHRVFQLCACSNGKLFLAAPHSICAGDDSTVCR; this is translated from the exons ATGTTGGCTGCTGGCAGCAGTGAGATCAGTGACTTTGGGCCAAACTCGCAGCGATTATCAGTTGGCACCACGCCGAAGCGAGCGCACAAGGCCAGCAGCCACCGACCTGGTACCGGTTCTGGTTCCAGTTCTGGCCCTGGCCCAATGAAAACTGGTAGCACCAGCGGACCAAGCGGCAACGGAAACAGCAGTGGAGCTGGCTCAAAGGGAGGAAGTGGAGCAgcacgaggaggaggaggtgccATGACTGCCACCACTGTGACAGCGACGACAGGCAAAGCCACGGTCAGCCATGGCCATGGTCATGGTCATGGTCATGGCCACGCTAGAGGGGGTCGCAATGCCCCAGTTGGACGCTCCAATGTGGACGGATTCGTTGGTGGTATCGAGACGTACTTGGGCCTCATCGGATGGCGAAAAAAGTGCCTGTACActctgctcctgctgctgatgctgctcaTCATCACGAATCTCGTGCTCACCCTCTGGATACTCAAAGTGATGGAGTTCTCAACG GAGGGCATGGGTCAACTGAAAATCGTACCCGGTGGCATACAGCTGTCGGGACAAGCGATAATTATGGACATGCTGCGCGCCTCGACAATCCGTTCGCGGCACGGACAACCCATCTCCATAG AATCATCACGTAATTTTTCAATCAATACACGTGACCCGAATGGCATGATTGAGAATCATTTATTTCTGGGACACGATAAGTTCGAGTGCCTGTCCGCTGGATTTCGCATCAACGACACCAACGGACGCAGCCTGTTCTCCGTGAACCGCAATGAAGTCACCATCGGAGCCCATTCACTGCGGATCGACGGCGAGGGCGGGGCCGTCTTCCGGGAATCCGTGCAGACTCCCCATGTCCGCGCCGAACCCGGCCGGGAGCTGAG ACTCGAATCGCCCACCCGCCAATTGGAGATGACGGCGGCCAAGGACATCAATTTGCAATCGCGTGCAGGAGGCATAGAAGTCGTGGCCCTGGAAGATGTGAAGTTCCGAGCCCTTGATGGGAGC CTGCGACTGGAGTCCTCGAAGATACTGATGCCCAACCTGCGGACGGCCCAGCCGCCCATCCTGGGCACTGCCCAGAGTAGGGATCACATGCACCGCGTCTTCCAGCTCTGCGCCTGCTCCAACGGCAAGCTCTTTCTGGCGGCACCGCACTCGATATGTGCCGGCGATGATTCCACGGTTTGCAGATGA